In a genomic window of Anaerolineales bacterium:
- a CDS encoding PsbP-related protein gives MRTRMAIIAMLFALGILITACVPEAEWVIPEDFKTYNDPEGLYSISYPSDWRMNLELIRQVEQDMKDYIKEINEGVPVEKAALLFLAGIPHSSGYHPNVNIVIEPRPSGIYGLRGMVNGEIAGMEAVAESFQEISRQKVKAGGRDAYIIEYVATLANMGGVHGVMLLTMTGETVWSVTCSSLEGLDDFDAHAEEFQSIVRSLRVHDE, from the coding sequence ATGCGTACGAGAATGGCGATCATCGCTATGCTGTTTGCCCTCGGGATATTAATCACAGCCTGCGTGCCGGAGGCTGAATGGGTCATTCCTGAGGATTTCAAAACGTACAACGACCCTGAGGGGTTGTACAGCATCTCTTACCCATCGGATTGGCGTATGAATTTGGAACTCATCCGTCAGGTGGAACAGGATATGAAGGATTACATCAAGGAGATCAACGAAGGGGTTCCCGTTGAGAAAGCAGCGCTTTTATTCCTTGCGGGAATCCCACACAGTTCTGGCTACCATCCGAATGTCAACATCGTCATCGAACCGCGCCCATCCGGCATATACGGCTTGCGGGGTATGGTCAATGGGGAAATCGCCGGCATGGAGGCCGTCGCCGAAAGTTTTCAGGAGATCTCGCGGCAAAAGGTCAAGGCAGGTGGCAGAGATGCGTACATCATCGAATACGTTGCAACGCTGGCCAATATGGGCGGTGTACACGGCGTTATGTTGCTGACCATGACGGGAGAGACGGTGTGGTCGGTAACCTGTTCCAGCCTGGAAGGCCTCGACGATTTCGATGCGCATGCGGAGGAATTCCAATCCATCGTCAGAAGTCTGCGAGTCCACGATGAATGA
- a CDS encoding methyltransferase, with protein sequence MDDIEIAEAKKVRYFFKGQGIHFAAGAVLAILAWALARPFLGDGAWLGVADVTWFWMAVGLTVLHQALVWLVFRGQLGWAVLSRWFGRKDLIVWGLVFLPLLAARPILLLGLAMSDRGSLGLDSTVGWILGFVLLAPTLYTFWSVERYFGVARALGGDHFRLSYRAMPFVRQGAFRWSSNAMYTFAFLGLWSIALMANSTAALVVAVFEHAFVWAHYYGTEKADMELIYGSRSSG encoded by the coding sequence ATGGATGATATCGAAATCGCTGAAGCAAAAAAAGTACGATATTTTTTCAAGGGGCAAGGGATCCACTTCGCCGCCGGCGCCGTCCTCGCCATCCTGGCATGGGCGCTGGCCAGACCCTTTTTGGGCGACGGCGCCTGGCTGGGAGTAGCGGATGTCACCTGGTTCTGGATGGCCGTCGGATTGACCGTGTTGCATCAGGCGCTGGTTTGGCTGGTTTTCAGAGGACAGTTGGGATGGGCGGTACTTTCACGCTGGTTCGGCCGGAAGGATTTGATCGTCTGGGGGTTGGTGTTTCTGCCGCTGCTGGCAGCACGCCCAATTCTACTGCTCGGATTGGCGATGTCGGATCGGGGCTCTCTCGGTCTCGATTCGACCGTGGGCTGGATCCTGGGTTTTGTCCTGTTGGCGCCTACGTTATACACCTTCTGGTCTGTGGAACGGTATTTTGGGGTTGCGAGAGCTCTCGGCGGGGATCATTTTCGATTGAGCTACCGCGCCATGCCGTTTGTGCGCCAGGGTGCATTTCGCTGGAGCAGCAACGCCATGTACACCTTCGCATTTCTGGGCTTGTGGTCGATTGCGCTCATGGCGAATTCCACGGCCGCACTGGTCGTGGCGGTTTTCGAGCATGCCTTCGTTTGGGCGCATTATTATGGGACCGAGAAAGCGGATATGGAATTGATCTACGGTAGTCGATCGAGTGGCTGA
- a CDS encoding HAD-IB family hydrolase, with translation MIAAIFDLDGTLYTGHLTYAISEHHRTHRMQRVPLYVFMSIHWPMWSLVKLGLLSETEARSIWARNLSWTMRGLKVERAAEAFRWIAEEYVLPRVREDVIARLHEHQRAGHRVILLSGTFVPLLAEIGKLLGITEVVGTRLKVKDGKYTGSSERPACQGRHKVTWLERHIAADTNIDWAQSYAYADSITDLAVLEHVGRPVAVYPDAELAAHACNNGWEIIAQPAARAASG, from the coding sequence ATGATCGCCGCCATTTTCGACCTCGATGGCACGCTGTACACCGGACACCTGACTTATGCCATTTCCGAACATCACCGAACGCATCGGATGCAGCGCGTCCCGCTCTACGTCTTCATGTCCATTCATTGGCCCATGTGGAGTCTGGTGAAGCTGGGGCTTCTTTCCGAAACGGAGGCACGCAGTATCTGGGCCAGAAACCTGAGCTGGACGATGCGCGGTCTGAAGGTCGAGCGTGCCGCAGAGGCTTTTCGCTGGATCGCCGAGGAGTACGTGCTGCCCCGCGTCCGGGAAGACGTGATCGCGCGGTTGCACGAACATCAGCGCGCCGGACACCGGGTGATTCTCCTTTCGGGAACCTTCGTCCCGCTACTGGCGGAAATTGGAAAACTGTTGGGGATCACCGAGGTGGTGGGGACACGCTTGAAGGTCAAGGATGGGAAATACACCGGCAGCAGCGAGCGTCCTGCCTGCCAGGGACGGCACAAGGTCACCTGGCTTGAACGCCATATTGCAGCGGACACGAACATCGATTGGGCGCAGAGCTACGCCTATGCCGACAGCATCACCGATCTGGCCGTCTTGGAGCACGTCGGGCGACCGGTAGCGGTTTACCCGGATGCGGAGTTGGCCGCGCATGCTTGCAACAATGGCTGGGAAATCATCGCACAGCCGGCTGCACGGGCCGCTTCCGGCTGA
- the lpdA gene encoding dihydrolipoyl dehydrogenase gives MADYDVIVIGAGPGGYVCAIRAAQLGMKTAIVEKEFLGGVCLNIGCIPSKSLLRNAEVAHILRERGKDFGFQIDGLKLDYAAAVKRSRKVSNRLTKGVGFLMKKNEIEVHMGTAEFETPDTLVVTGLDGSTQTLKAKDIVIATGASAMTIPGVDIDGKQIFTYRDAILQDSLPKSVIIVGGGAIGLEFATLWNSYGVDVTLVEMLPAIAPLEDEEVSAELKKALTKRGIKVMTGTKVEGIERLKTKVKVEVSGSGGAEILDAAQVLIAIGFRPNSAGLGLEDIGVALEKNGTIAIDERMATSVAGVWAIGDVTGKLMLAHVASAMGIICAENIASAETITLDYEMMPRATYCQPQVASFGLTEKQALERGHEIRIGRFPFQANGKALGLDDYVGWVKLIVDDRYGEILGAHLIGPEVTELLPELTLAQMMELTAKEIARNVHAHPTLSEALMEAAHAAEGHAIHI, from the coding sequence ATGGCTGACTATGATGTAATTGTGATCGGCGCCGGACCGGGCGGGTATGTTTGCGCTATTCGAGCGGCGCAGCTGGGGATGAAGACGGCGATCGTTGAAAAAGAATTCCTCGGCGGCGTTTGCCTGAACATCGGCTGTATCCCCTCGAAATCCTTACTGCGCAACGCTGAAGTCGCCCACATCCTGCGCGAGCGCGGCAAAGATTTCGGTTTCCAGATCGACGGCCTCAAACTCGATTACGCCGCTGCCGTGAAACGCAGCCGCAAAGTCTCGAATCGGCTGACGAAGGGCGTCGGATTTCTGATGAAGAAGAACGAAATCGAGGTCCACATGGGGACGGCGGAATTCGAGACGCCGGACACGTTGGTCGTCACCGGCCTGGACGGTTCGACTCAAACGTTGAAGGCCAAGGATATCGTCATCGCCACCGGCGCCTCGGCGATGACCATTCCGGGCGTCGACATCGACGGCAAACAAATCTTCACCTATCGTGACGCGATCTTGCAGGACTCACTTCCCAAGAGCGTGATCATCGTCGGCGGCGGCGCCATCGGGCTCGAATTTGCCACGCTCTGGAACTCGTACGGTGTAGACGTAACGCTGGTCGAGATGCTGCCCGCGATTGCCCCGCTCGAGGACGAAGAGGTCAGCGCGGAGTTGAAAAAAGCGTTGACGAAACGCGGTATTAAGGTGATGACGGGAACGAAAGTTGAAGGCATCGAACGCTTGAAAACCAAGGTTAAAGTCGAAGTCTCGGGATCCGGCGGTGCAGAGATCCTCGACGCTGCACAGGTGTTGATAGCGATTGGTTTCCGGCCGAATAGTGCCGGCCTCGGACTAGAGGACATCGGTGTTGCGTTGGAAAAGAACGGCACCATTGCAATCGACGAGCGTATGGCGACCAGCGTTGCCGGCGTGTGGGCGATCGGTGACGTGACCGGCAAGCTCATGCTGGCGCACGTGGCCTCCGCGATGGGCATCATTTGTGCCGAGAATATCGCAAGTGCGGAAACCATCACGTTGGACTACGAGATGATGCCGCGAGCGACCTACTGCCAGCCCCAGGTTGCTTCGTTCGGCCTGACGGAGAAGCAGGCTCTGGAACGGGGTCATGAAATCCGAATCGGCCGCTTCCCATTCCAGGCCAACGGCAAGGCGCTCGGGCTGGATGATTACGTTGGATGGGTCAAATTGATCGTCGACGACCGATACGGGGAGATTCTCGGGGCGCACCTGATCGGACCGGAGGTGACCGAATTGCTGCCCGAACTGACCCTGGCGCAGATGATGGAACTTACTGCAAAGGAGATCGCCAGGAACGTGCATGCGCATCCAACGCTGAGCGAAGCACTGATGGAAGCCGCGCACGCCGCCGAGGGGCATGCCATTCACATCTGA
- a CDS encoding winged helix DNA-binding domain-containing protein translates to MTNNRARRFMLAHHGLGAGFSWWGKPGILDYIRRVGCVQYDPLNIVGNNPELVLQARVADFRPGMLQDLLYEQRKLIDGWDKNMSIYPVEDWPYFRRQRDYAVHRYGGDNRPATQIMPQVRAEIETRGPLSSIDLDFDRSVDWAWAPTRIARAALESMYSWGELVIHHRVHTRKVYDFASRHLPGKLLAAADPNRSAEDYHDWYVYRRIGAVGLIWNRAGNAWLGMLGMKSPQRQAAFERLLASGRLIEVEVEGIDVPLYIRHEERELLETVLASRSRRRRAAILAPLDNLLWDRRLIEALFDFSYVWEVYKPVAERTYGYYVLPVLYGDRFVARFEPGRDKESGTLLIKNWWWEADASPSKTMRTELARCFKRFLRFLGTDQLRVERRVAGRTDLNWLEALSKTSD, encoded by the coding sequence TTGACGAACAATCGGGCCCGCCGTTTCATGCTTGCCCATCACGGATTGGGAGCGGGATTTTCGTGGTGGGGGAAACCGGGGATTCTCGACTACATCCGCCGCGTGGGATGCGTTCAATACGACCCGTTGAACATCGTGGGAAACAATCCCGAACTGGTGCTGCAGGCGCGCGTGGCGGACTTCAGGCCCGGGATGCTGCAGGACTTGCTTTACGAGCAGCGAAAGCTGATCGATGGCTGGGACAAAAACATGTCCATCTATCCCGTGGAGGATTGGCCGTATTTTCGGCGGCAGCGGGATTACGCCGTTCATCGCTACGGCGGCGACAACCGGCCCGCCACACAGATCATGCCGCAGGTGCGGGCGGAGATCGAAACCCGTGGACCGTTGTCGTCGATCGATCTGGATTTCGATCGAAGCGTTGATTGGGCCTGGGCGCCGACGCGCATCGCCCGGGCGGCATTGGAAAGCATGTATTCCTGGGGCGAACTGGTGATCCATCACCGCGTTCATACCCGCAAGGTGTACGACTTTGCAAGCCGGCATCTTCCGGGGAAGCTGCTGGCGGCTGCTGACCCCAACCGGAGCGCAGAAGATTATCACGACTGGTACGTCTATCGCCGCATCGGCGCCGTGGGTTTGATCTGGAACCGGGCGGGCAACGCCTGGCTGGGGATGCTGGGGATGAAAAGCCCTCAACGGCAGGCGGCGTTCGAGCGATTGCTGGCGTCGGGCAGACTCATAGAAGTGGAAGTTGAGGGGATCGATGTCCCGCTGTACATCCGGCACGAGGAGCGTGAGCTGCTTGAAACCGTGCTGGCTTCTCGCTCCCGGCGCAGGCGGGCTGCGATTCTGGCGCCGCTGGACAATCTGCTCTGGGATCGCCGCCTCATCGAGGCGCTCTTCGATTTCTCCTACGTCTGGGAAGTCTATAAGCCTGTCGCAGAGCGTACGTACGGCTATTACGTTCTCCCCGTGCTGTACGGAGATCGTTTCGTCGCCCGCTTCGAGCCGGGGCGGGACAAGGAAAGCGGTACGCTGCTGATCAAGAATTGGTGGTGGGAAGCGGATGCGTCCCCCTCAAAGACGATGCGGACCGAACTGGCGCGCTGCTTCAAGCGATTCCTTCGATTTTTGGGGACCGATCAATTGCGGGTCGAGCGTCGGGTCGCCGGTCGGACCGATTTGAATTGGCTGGAGGCGCTCTCGAAAACAAGCGATTGA
- a CDS encoding glycoside hydrolase family 43 protein, giving the protein MRRTYRNPIIPGFYPDPSICRVGEDYYLVTSTFEYFPGLPIFHSRDLVHWRQIGHVLDRPSQLPLDGIEPSAGLYAPTIRHHAGTFYVINTLVRGLKESGNFIVTATDPAGPWSEPHWLEDAPGIDPSLFFDDDGRAWYTGNREPPYGERYPGHREVWLQELNVEKMQLVGDTHSLWDGAVKGAVHAEAPHLYKIEGRYYLMVAEAGTGHNHAVTIARSDQIDGPYEVDPRNPILTHRNLGLDYPIVGTGHADLVQTQNGEWWMVLLAMRPYGGYFYNLGRETFLVPVVWEEGWPIVSPGIGRVEFEHAVPDLANHPWPSQPACDHFEAESLGPNWNFLRTPRDEFWSLRERPGYLRLHLRPQRLSELAHPSFVGRRQQHIDFVVRTCMEFSPQNPNECAGVVLLQNNDFHFRCVVSQGGKEGNLIRLIQRRAGEETILAEASLAGKRCYFKIIAQGQDYSFYVSTRPESWQPLETNVDGRLLSTPVAGGFVGAYVGLYASSNGETSENVADFDWFEYIGARTV; this is encoded by the coding sequence ATGCGAAGAACGTATCGGAATCCAATCATTCCAGGTTTCTACCCCGATCCTTCGATCTGCCGGGTCGGTGAGGATTACTATTTGGTCACGTCGACCTTCGAGTACTTTCCAGGCTTGCCCATCTTTCACAGCCGCGATCTCGTGCACTGGCGACAGATCGGGCACGTGCTGGACCGTCCTTCGCAGTTACCGCTGGACGGCATCGAACCCTCCGCCGGGTTGTACGCGCCCACGATTCGACACCATGCAGGAACGTTTTACGTGATCAACACCCTCGTGCGCGGCTTGAAGGAATCGGGAAATTTTATCGTCACGGCGACCGATCCCGCCGGACCGTGGTCCGAGCCGCATTGGCTGGAGGACGCGCCGGGGATCGATCCTTCCCTGTTCTTCGACGACGACGGCCGGGCATGGTACACCGGAAACCGCGAACCGCCGTACGGCGAACGATACCCGGGTCACCGGGAGGTATGGCTGCAGGAGTTGAATGTAGAGAAGATGCAGCTCGTGGGTGACACGCATTCACTCTGGGACGGAGCCGTCAAGGGTGCAGTGCATGCCGAAGCACCTCATTTATACAAGATCGAGGGCAGGTATTACCTCATGGTGGCGGAGGCCGGAACCGGCCACAACCATGCCGTGACGATTGCCCGCAGTGACCAGATCGACGGACCCTACGAAGTCGATCCCCGCAATCCAATCCTCACCCACCGGAATCTGGGGCTGGATTATCCCATCGTTGGCACCGGCCATGCCGACCTGGTCCAAACGCAAAACGGGGAATGGTGGATGGTGCTGCTGGCCATGCGTCCGTACGGCGGATACTTCTACAACCTGGGCCGCGAGACTTTTCTGGTTCCTGTGGTTTGGGAGGAGGGTTGGCCGATCGTCAGCCCCGGAATCGGAAGGGTCGAGTTCGAACATGCGGTGCCAGATTTGGCGAACCATCCGTGGCCTTCTCAACCGGCTTGCGATCATTTCGAGGCAGAGTCGCTGGGGCCGAACTGGAATTTCCTGCGCACGCCGCGCGATGAATTCTGGAGTCTGCGAGAGCGCCCCGGATACCTGCGGCTGCATTTGCGGCCGCAGCGGCTTTCGGAGCTCGCCCATCCCAGCTTCGTCGGCAGGCGGCAGCAGCACATCGACTTCGTCGTGCGTACTTGCATGGAATTTTCACCCCAGAATCCAAATGAGTGCGCCGGCGTCGTTCTGCTGCAGAACAACGATTTTCACTTCCGTTGCGTCGTTTCGCAAGGCGGGAAGGAGGGGAATCTGATCCGGCTGATTCAGCGTCGTGCGGGAGAGGAAACGATTCTTGCGGAAGCATCGCTTGCGGGGAAGCGATGCTATTTCAAGATCATCGCCCAGGGCCAGGATTACAGTTTCTACGTCTCGACCCGGCCTGAATCCTGGCAACCCCTGGAGACGAACGTGGATGGACGCCTGCTCAGCACGCCCGTCGCCGGCGGTTTCGTCGGCGCCTACGTTGGACTGTACGCCAGCAGCAACGGTGAGACCAGTGAGAACGTGGCCGATTTTGATTGGTTCGAGTACATCGGAGCGCGGACTGTCTGA
- a CDS encoding NUDIX hydrolase, with translation MPELKPWRTLKRTLLLDRPPWMRVYADDVELPDGRIVEGYLRLESPSYVSIVPLDRKNRVGLIRSYKRGVDEVDIQPPAGIVEADEPPQQAAQRELLEELGCTAHSWQALGSYVLGGNFGGGPAHIFLATGCEQTQAPDSGDLEEQQVLWLPLPEVRQRWTEGQFRQLASVASLGLAFAHLDSHDRSFSSANGEPR, from the coding sequence ATGCCCGAACTGAAGCCCTGGCGCACCCTGAAGCGAACCCTGCTGCTCGACCGCCCTCCCTGGATGCGGGTTTACGCGGACGACGTCGAATTGCCCGACGGCAGGATCGTCGAAGGCTACCTTCGGCTCGAATCTCCGAGCTACGTGTCGATCGTGCCCCTCGATCGGAAAAACCGTGTCGGGCTGATACGCTCCTACAAACGCGGCGTCGATGAAGTCGACATCCAACCGCCGGCCGGAATCGTCGAAGCCGACGAGCCGCCCCAGCAGGCGGCGCAGCGTGAACTCCTCGAGGAACTCGGCTGCACCGCCCACTCCTGGCAGGCGTTGGGAAGTTACGTGCTCGGCGGTAATTTTGGCGGAGGTCCGGCGCACATCTTCCTGGCCACCGGTTGTGAGCAAACGCAAGCACCGGATTCCGGAGACCTGGAAGAACAGCAAGTGTTGTGGCTTCCGCTGCCCGAAGTCCGGCAGCGCTGGACGGAAGGCCAGTTTCGACAGCTCGCCTCGGTTGCTTCGCTCGGTTTGGCCTTCGCGCATCTCGATTCACACGACCGGTCATTCTCGTCCGCCAATGGTGAGCCACGATGA
- a CDS encoding class I SAM-dependent methyltransferase, with product MTTPVDLQRAALRGEPSYVWRAGQARRLRMILDHAEGRDRGDVLDDGCGVGIYLERLARNAKFAVGVEYEIPRARKAREIGLRVTGAAAERLPFPANSFDLVLSHEVLEHVADDRAALEEIVRTLRVPDPSADKPGGRLFLFAPNRGYPFETHGVYWRGRYRFGNIPFVNYLPRRLRDRLAPHVRVYSRRDVKRLAHDLPLKIIHTSVIFGAYDNIIARWPRFGRALRAMLHFLERTPFKVFGLSHFWVLERT from the coding sequence ATGACGACACCCGTCGATCTCCAACGGGCTGCGCTTCGTGGAGAGCCGTCCTACGTCTGGCGCGCCGGCCAGGCCAGGCGCCTGCGCATGATCCTCGACCACGCCGAAGGCCGCGACCGCGGCGATGTCCTGGACGACGGCTGCGGCGTCGGCATCTACCTCGAACGCCTGGCCCGGAACGCGAAATTCGCCGTCGGCGTCGAATACGAAATCCCCAGGGCAAGAAAAGCCAGAGAAATTGGGCTACGAGTCACAGGCGCTGCCGCAGAACGACTGCCGTTCCCTGCGAACAGCTTCGATCTCGTGCTTTCCCATGAAGTGCTCGAACACGTGGCCGACGATCGCGCCGCGCTCGAAGAAATCGTTCGCACCCTGCGTGTTCCCGATCCCTCGGCGGACAAGCCGGGCGGAAGGCTGTTCCTCTTCGCACCCAACCGCGGTTATCCGTTCGAAACTCACGGAGTCTACTGGCGCGGGCGCTACCGCTTCGGCAACATACCCTTCGTCAACTACCTGCCACGCAGGTTACGCGATCGCCTCGCACCTCACGTGCGCGTGTATTCCCGCAGGGACGTGAAACGCCTCGCTCACGATCTTCCACTGAAAATCATCCACACCAGCGTCATTTTCGGCGCATACGACAACATCATCGCCCGTTGGCCGAGGTTCGGCCGAGCCCTGCGCGCGATGCTGCACTTCCTCGAACGGACACCGTTCAAGGTCTTTGGCCTGTCACATTTTTGGGTTTTGGAACGGACCTGA
- a CDS encoding L,D-transpeptidase: MLKRFLGLSIGLLLIFVAFSLAVAEESPAIAIDNGSAVCTNRLQLRHPQRCDNGARSSLTALAIEGLYPEHPLPVGSVDLSLGDVNFSYLRSGRKNGTPLYNSLDSAIKGHDPYRTIEPGFVYFSYIDRIEQNGKVAYMITPGVYIRGDGVSRVSIPNFRGVTLTQTPAQPFGWVLSNVETRAGPGSDQAKTGRWKYRYDMVWIHDVESVGGLNWYKVGPEDWIEQRLLGIVFPDPDRPEGVPDDRWISINLYEQTLAVYESGEMVFATLVASGLNGWWTRPGDFQVYKKLESDFMGGAFEADRSDYYYLEDVPWILYFDESRALHGAYWHNGFGYPRSHGCVNLSLPDANWLYNWAEVGTWVHVFDPSGETPTDEEYYGAGGV; this comes from the coding sequence ATGCTGAAACGTTTTCTTGGCTTGAGTATTGGTTTGCTGCTTATTTTTGTGGCCTTCTCCCTGGCGGTTGCGGAGGAGAGTCCGGCGATCGCAATCGACAACGGATCCGCGGTTTGTACCAATCGGCTGCAGCTGCGCCATCCCCAGCGGTGTGACAACGGCGCGCGCAGCTCGCTGACCGCGCTGGCCATCGAGGGCTTGTACCCGGAGCATCCCTTACCGGTGGGGTCCGTCGATCTTTCCCTGGGCGACGTGAATTTCAGCTATTTGCGTTCGGGGCGTAAAAATGGCACACCGCTGTACAACAGCCTCGATTCGGCGATTAAGGGACACGACCCTTATCGCACCATCGAACCGGGTTTCGTCTATTTCTCATATATCGATCGCATCGAACAGAACGGCAAGGTGGCGTACATGATCACCCCGGGTGTGTATATTCGCGGCGATGGAGTGAGCCGGGTGTCGATCCCCAATTTCCGCGGCGTGACCCTGACACAAACACCGGCCCAGCCTTTTGGCTGGGTGTTGAGCAACGTCGAGACCCGCGCGGGTCCGGGTTCCGATCAAGCCAAGACGGGACGCTGGAAATACCGCTACGACATGGTTTGGATCCACGACGTCGAAAGCGTGGGTGGATTGAATTGGTACAAGGTCGGCCCGGAAGACTGGATCGAGCAGCGCCTGCTCGGCATCGTTTTCCCCGACCCCGACCGACCGGAGGGCGTCCCGGACGATCGTTGGATTTCGATCAATCTCTACGAGCAGACCCTGGCGGTCTATGAATCCGGTGAGATGGTTTTCGCCACGCTGGTTGCCAGCGGTTTGAACGGCTGGTGGACGCGTCCCGGAGATTTCCAGGTTTATAAGAAGCTGGAGAGCGATTTCATGGGCGGCGCTTTTGAGGCCGACCGTTCCGATTACTATTATCTCGAGGACGTACCGTGGATTTTGTATTTCGACGAATCGCGTGCGCTGCACGGCGCGTACTGGCACAACGGTTTCGGCTACCCACGTTCGCACGGATGCGTAAATCTCTCCTTACCGGACGCGAATTGGTTGTACAATTGGGCGGAAGTGGGCACCTGGGTGCACGTGTTCGATCCGTCCGGTGAAACACCGACCGATGAGGAATATTACGGGGCAGGAGGTGTATAA
- a CDS encoding YdcF family protein, whose product MDLLVEIVKEYLLPGSLPFLLFGLLVGLVLLYCGEKWNRRGRRWLTLLLLGYWILSMPLFARGIESLLGRGYESLDEQEIPEGVATIVILGGGSNTLRVGEFERNVLSEAGILRAMEGARLYFQMNEPWVIVSGGTNARAGVLTPESVPLQDALMDFGVPPSRILLESASGDTYEQALNLKEMLVQRGVGRFILVTSPTHMRRAVAAFEAQGLQPIPAVSAQHGAGFLENDVAFLPSADALHASWMAMREIAATLYYALAGRF is encoded by the coding sequence ATGGACCTGCTCGTCGAAATCGTGAAAGAATATCTGCTGCCCGGATCACTGCCTTTTCTGCTGTTCGGGCTGCTCGTTGGCCTCGTCCTTCTTTACTGCGGTGAGAAATGGAATCGACGCGGAAGGCGTTGGCTCACGTTGCTGCTGCTCGGCTACTGGATTCTGAGCATGCCGCTCTTCGCCCGGGGAATCGAATCTTTGCTCGGGCGCGGGTATGAGTCTCTGGATGAACAGGAGATCCCGGAAGGTGTGGCCACCATCGTCATCCTCGGAGGCGGAAGCAATACCTTGCGCGTGGGCGAATTCGAACGAAACGTGCTCAGCGAAGCGGGGATCCTGCGGGCTATGGAGGGCGCGCGTCTGTATTTCCAGATGAACGAACCGTGGGTGATCGTTTCCGGTGGGACGAACGCTCGCGCAGGTGTATTGACGCCGGAAAGCGTACCGCTGCAGGATGCCCTGATGGATTTCGGCGTTCCCCCATCGCGGATCCTGCTCGAGTCCGCATCAGGCGATACCTACGAACAGGCACTCAATCTCAAAGAAATGCTCGTACAGCGAGGGGTCGGACGATTCATTCTGGTTACTTCACCGACCCACATGCGGCGTGCTGTGGCCGCTTTTGAGGCACAAGGCCTTCAGCCGATTCCGGCGGTCTCTGCCCAACATGGCGCCGGCTTCCTGGAGAACGACGTCGCCTTCTTGCCCAGCGCCGACGCGCTCCACGCCAGCTGGATGGCGATGCGCGAGATCGCCGCCACGCTTTACTACGCCCTGGCAGGACGATTCTAG